Proteins from a genomic interval of Stenotrophomonas sp. WZN-1:
- a CDS encoding ABC transporter ATP-binding protein: MLKIDSLSKTYANGVHALNNVTLDIPRGMFGLLGPNGAGKSSLMRTLSTLQEADSGTATLSIPGEASIDVLRDKDAVRRRLGYLPQDFGVYPKVSALDLLEHFAVLKGLTQRAQRREVVDELLQQVNLWDARKRKLGTYSGGMRQRFGIAQALLGDPRLVIVDEPTAGLDPEERNRFLNLLAAIGENVAVILSTHIVEDVTDLCPTMAIMNKGQVLLTGRPAEAIDALQHQVWRKQVDPSELADHEARYVVLSTRLVGGRPVIHVHSANDPGDGFVAVAPDLEDVYFQRLRLQARARAAA, from the coding sequence ATGCTGAAGATCGATTCGCTGTCCAAGACGTACGCCAACGGCGTGCATGCCCTCAACAACGTCACCCTGGATATCCCGCGCGGCATGTTCGGCCTGCTCGGCCCGAACGGCGCCGGCAAGTCCTCGCTGATGCGCACGCTGTCGACCCTGCAGGAGGCCGACAGTGGCACGGCGACGCTCAGCATTCCGGGTGAGGCGTCGATCGACGTGCTGCGCGACAAGGACGCGGTGCGCCGCCGGCTGGGCTACCTGCCGCAGGACTTCGGCGTCTACCCGAAGGTCAGCGCGCTGGACCTGCTGGAGCATTTCGCGGTGCTCAAGGGCCTGACCCAGCGCGCCCAGCGCCGCGAGGTGGTCGATGAGCTGCTGCAGCAGGTAAACCTGTGGGACGCGCGCAAGCGCAAGCTCGGTACCTACTCCGGCGGCATGCGCCAGCGCTTCGGCATCGCCCAGGCGCTGCTGGGTGACCCGCGGCTGGTGATCGTCGATGAACCCACCGCCGGCCTCGACCCGGAGGAACGCAACCGCTTCCTCAACCTGCTGGCGGCGATCGGCGAAAACGTGGCTGTGATCCTGTCCACCCACATCGTCGAGGACGTGACCGACCTGTGCCCGACGATGGCGATCATGAACAAGGGCCAGGTGCTGCTCACCGGCCGTCCTGCCGAGGCCATCGACGCCCTGCAGCACCAGGTCTGGCGCAAGCAGGTCGATCCTTCGGAGCTGGCCGACCATGAAGCGCGCTACGTGGTGCTGTCCACCCGCCTGGTCGGTGGCCGCCCGGTGATCCACGTGCACAGCGCCAACGACCCCGGCGACGGCTTCGTGGCCGTGGCACCCGACCTTGAGGACGTGTACTTCCAGCGCCTGCGCCTGCAGGCCCGTGCCCGCGCGGCAGCCTGA